Proteins found in one Zea mays cultivar B73 chromosome 1, Zm-B73-REFERENCE-NAM-5.0, whole genome shotgun sequence genomic segment:
- the LOC103639982 gene encoding uncharacterized protein — translation MAESKRFDTKSTGCLEGLFNFLALNQRLQMPKTIAYRRHSEGSDNTLRMKVPKPKTCSEKDENIPLQKETSSDPQIDKANMFVWRTLMFKRKTLGKDKKKSSSPASSPSSSRLLRSRSIHHSKCFDYEVPDELAAHYHAMNNSGSIEMGSCHSEPTPLPHECPQHPTVQEPCRACGSMDGKGSIDMEAPSETAPGNLTDESEALATQKTRDAATHPSKEFLDFLELFNAHRELFLKILHDPSLLGTPEQQGQEASSSGSVPLNKLESFPRPGGSSGKRNPIFDRSDSEKNMPEIQRSPSRPTSDPEAAKVISTRMPTGVDSSAVSLAESRSLKKAGTASNRFKAIRRKIKDVVRENRKELARITKDGVFHKLPYGQKMTGLTRSSSMEKFVQEEKQIRRTYSIAESVDKYSTLYESISRDSRISLERLNITMEGGANLNDKKTPTSLKRITSLPEMRLCSSQLEVLPEVSASRIGSKIWNVESDRFSSRGTDAFSICAEGNSYPDDVTEKSENIHIELNCGGFLEEDFRSILRTPSSLGRSFSHRRINSLPSFDRSFFQDRTGSFTECSIADSEPQFENLQLEDEDWLVKPPLSAGAYAANFNDEEWLVTPLKRSRVMNGIDHEDEEWLVKATKLSGAKDADLEAEEWLVKSGQPNDALDSDFRFIHEFSEQGAAEPLHIYVSDKNEADFQYVKDILKKSGFSCGDVDWYASNQPVSPVVFDEAECSCQEVSMASDEPHSIVRRMLLFDLINEVLLDIYDSSLVIGPWHSRFDLRTRPIPMGYHVLEEVWAKVSCYLSLHWKEGQTVEDIVAHDLMRKDGWMNLVYDAECTALDMEDLMVEDLLDDVVIQIVLESIDE, via the exons ATGGCTGAGAGCAAGCGGTTTGATACGAAGAGCACAGGTTGTCTTGAAGGCCTCTTCAACTTCCTTGCCCTCAACCAACGGTTGCAAATGCCGAAGACGATTGCCTATCGAAGGCACAGCGAAGGAAGTGACAATACACTCA GAATGAAAGTCCCAAAGCCCAAAACTTGCAGTGAAAAAGATGAAAACATCCCG TTGCAGAAGGAAACTAGCAGTGACCCTCAAATTGATAAGGCCAACATGTTCGTATGGAGGACACTCATGTTCAAGAGAAAAACACTCGGGAAAGACAAAAAGAAGAGCAGCTCACCGGCCAGCTCCCCATCCTCATCACGTCTGCTGCGCTCCAGATCAATCCATCACTCGAAATGCTTTGATTATGAGGTTCCTGATGAGTTAGCTGCACATTATCATGCAATGAACAACTCGGGCTCCATTGAAATGGGTTCTTGTCACAGTGAACCGACACCATTGCCACATGAGTGTCCACAACATCCCACTGTCCAAGAGCCTTGCAGGGCTTGTGGCAGCATGGATGGCAAAGGTAGCATAGATATGGAGGCACCCAGTGAGACAGCACCTGGGAATCTCACTGATGAGAGTGAGGCTCTCGCTACACAAAAAACTCGTGATGCTGCAACACATCCTTCGAAGGAGTTCTTGGATTTTCTTGAATTATTTAATGCACATAGGGAGCTATTTTTGAAGATTCTTCATGACCCTTCATTACTAGGAACACCTGAACAACAAGGGCAAGAAGCTTCATCCAGTGGTTCTGTACCATTGAACAAATTGGAATCATTTCCAAGACCAGGAGGGTCATCAGGGAAACGTAACCCTATATTTGATCGGAGTGACAGTGAGAAAAACATGCCAGAAATCCAAAGGTCACCATCAAGACCTACCTCTGACCCGGAAGCTGCAAAGGTCATCAGTACAAGAATGCCTACTGGTGTTGACAGCTCCGCAGTTTCTCTTGCAGAATCAAGGAGCCTGAAGAAAGCTGGAACAGCTTCAAACCGTTTTAAAGCTATCCGTAGAAAGATAAAAGATGTCGTAAGGGAGAACCGGAAAGAGCTTGCTCGGATTACCAAGGATGGGGTTTTCCACAAACTGCCATATGGCCAAAAAATGACTGGGTTGACCAGGAGCTCCTCCATGGAGAAGTTTGTCCAGGAGGAGAAACAAATCCGAAGGACATATTCTATTGCAGAATCAGTAGACAAGTATTCAACACTTTATGAGTCAATCTCTAGGGACTCAAGAATTTCTCTAGAAAGATTAAACATAACAATGGAAGGCGGTGCAAACTTAAATGATAAGAAGACGCCAACGAGCCTCAAAAGAATAACCTCTCTTCCAGAGATGCGGTTGTGTTCATCTCAACTAGAGGTCCTGCCTGAAGTTTCAGCTTCTCGGATTGGGTCCAAGATTTGGAATGTGGAATCTGACCGCTTTTCTTCACGTGGAACTGATGCCTTCAGTATCTGTGCGGAAGGAAATTCCTATCCTGATGATGTCACGGAAAAATCAGAAAATATTCACATTGAATTAAATTGTGGAG GCTTCTTGGAAGAAGATTTCCGCAGCATCCTTCGAACTCCATCTTCTCTTGGCCGGTCTTTCTCCCACCGCCGCATTAATAGTTTACCTTCCTTCGATCGGTCATTCTTTCAAGACCGTACTGGTAGTTTCACGGAGTGTTCTATAGCAG ATTCAGAGCCACAGTTCGAAAACTTGCAGCTTGAGGACGAGGACTGGTTAGTCAAGCCACCACTGTCCGCAGGAGCATATGCTGCCAATTTCAATGATGAAGAATGGCTGGTCACACCACTGAAGCGCTCCCGTGTCATGAATGGTATTGACCATGAGGATGAAGAGTGGTTAGTTAAGGCGACGAAACTGTCTGGTGCCAAGGATGCTGATCTTGAAGCTGAAGAGTGGTTAGTCAAGTCAGGGCAGCCTAACGATGCTTTGGATTCGGACTTCCGCTTCATACACGAATTTTCTGAACAAGGTGCTGCAGAACCCTTGCACATCTATGTCAGTGACAAGAACGAGGCTGATTTCCAGTATGTCAAGGACATCCTCAAGAAATCAGGGTTCAGCTGCGGCGATGTCGACTGGTACGCGTCCAATCAGCCAGTGAGCCCTGTGGTCTTTGACGAGGCAGAATGCTCGTGTCAGGAGGTCAGCATGGCAAGCGATGAACCTCACAGCATCGTCAGGCGCATGCTCCTGTTTGATCTCATCAACGAGGTCCTGCTGGACATCTATGACTCCTCACTCGTCATCGGCCCATGGCACTCACGCTTCGACCTGCGAACCAGACCCATTCCCATGGGGTACCATGTCCTTGAGGAGGTGTGGGCGAAGGTGAGCTGCTACCTGAGCCTGCATTGGAAGGAAGGCCAGACGGTGGAGGACATTGTGGCACATGACCTTATGAGAAAGGACGGCTGGATGAACCTGGTATATGACGCGGAGTGCACCGCGTTGGACATGGAGGATCTGATGGTGGAGGACCTTCTTGATGACGTTGTCATTCAGATAGTGTTAGAATCCATTGATGAATGA